In one Thermoleophilia bacterium genomic region, the following are encoded:
- a CDS encoding DUF6325 family protein, giving the protein MLHGPVDVIVLTFDEPRFDGSVTLKLAELAQQGIIRVLDAAVVSMSEGGVRTSLDIEDLPADEAALLGFIDTGSRGLFDADDVQAMFEGLAPGTAAAALAIEHRWAIGLEEAVHNVGGELALEMRVPAAVVNEAFAALANPAE; this is encoded by the coding sequence TGACGTTCGACGAACCCAGGTTCGACGGTAGCGTCACGCTGAAGCTCGCAGAACTGGCACAGCAGGGAATCATTCGTGTCCTCGACGCCGCGGTCGTGAGCATGAGCGAAGGGGGCGTTCGTACATCGCTCGACATCGAGGATCTGCCGGCCGACGAGGCGGCCCTTCTCGGCTTCATCGATACGGGGTCAAGGGGCCTGTTCGACGCCGACGACGTGCAGGCGATGTTCGAGGGCCTGGCGCCAGGCACGGCCGCGGCTGCTCTGGCCATCGAGCACCGCTGGGCAATCGGCCTGGAAGAGGCCGTGCACAACGTGGGCGGGGAGCTCGCACTTGAGATGCGTGTTCCCGCGGCCGTTGTCAACGAGGCGTTCGCGGCTCTCGCGAACCCCGCCGAGTAG